The following coding sequences lie in one Bacteroidota bacterium genomic window:
- a CDS encoding nitroreductase family protein, with protein MIQTAHIKQAQTRHEVMPLIARRWSPRAFDGREVEKAQLQRIFEAARWSPSSSNEQPWRFIVGFKGDDTYQKIFSTLVEFNQLWAGTAPVLFLAVAKTSSSKNPGRENKSAVYDLGQAMAYLTLQAMHEGLYVHQMGGFDTEKAAALFELPSDYKVVTANSLGHLGDPEVLHPNLKAMETSPRERKPLDQLVFSGAFGQAAAFL; from the coding sequence ATGATTCAGACAGCACACATCAAACAAGCCCAAACCAGGCATGAGGTGATGCCACTCATTGCCAGGCGCTGGAGTCCGCGTGCCTTCGATGGCCGGGAAGTGGAAAAAGCGCAGCTCCAACGTATATTTGAGGCTGCACGTTGGTCGCCTTCAAGCAGCAACGAACAGCCCTGGCGGTTTATCGTAGGATTCAAAGGCGACGACACCTATCAGAAAATATTCTCCACGCTGGTCGAATTCAACCAGTTATGGGCAGGCACAGCCCCGGTGCTGTTTCTTGCCGTTGCAAAAACCAGCTCCAGCAAAAACCCTGGCAGAGAAAACAAATCTGCGGTGTACGATCTTGGCCAGGCGATGGCATACCTTACCTTGCAAGCCATGCACGAGGGCTTGTATGTGCATCAGATGGGTGGGTTCGACACCGAAAAAGCTGCTGCATTGTTTGAACTTCCTTCAGATTACAAAGTAGTTACGGCAAATTCGCTGGGTCATCTTGGCGATCCGGAGGTGCTGCATCCCAATCTCAAGGCCATGGAAACCAGCCCAAGGGAGCGCAAGCCGCTCGACCAGCTTGTTTTTAGCGGGGCATTCGGGCAGGCGGCTGCGTTTCTTTGA
- a CDS encoding low molecular weight phosphotyrosine protein phosphatase: MSNSFPNRKKPYRVLFVCLGNICRSPAAEGIFKRIAYERGLNVEVDSAGTSGWHEGEAADSRMRRAARQRGYELTSISRPVRRSDFGRFDLIVAMDDSNYFNLREMATNKEEEDKIVRMADFLDRKDYDHIPDPYYGGTEGFNLVIDLLEEASENLADEIAQMQGL; encoded by the coding sequence ATGAGCAACAGCTTTCCGAACCGCAAAAAACCTTACCGCGTGCTCTTTGTATGCCTGGGCAACATCTGCCGTTCGCCTGCCGCCGAGGGTATTTTCAAACGCATTGCCTACGAGCGGGGACTGAATGTGGAAGTGGACTCGGCCGGCACCTCGGGCTGGCACGAAGGCGAAGCTGCCGACAGCAGGATGAGGCGGGCCGCCCGTCAGCGCGGATACGAACTCACCAGCATATCGCGCCCGGTGCGCCGGAGCGACTTCGGGCGCTTCGACCTCATCGTGGCCATGGACGACAGCAACTATTTCAACCTGCGCGAGATGGCTACGAACAAAGAGGAAGAAGACAAGATAGTACGCATGGCCGATTTTCTCGACCGCAAAGATTACGACCACATACCCGATCCGTATTACGGCGGAACCGAAGGCTTCAACCTGGTGATCGACCTGCTCGAAGAAGCTTCAGAAAACCTGGCCGACGAAATAGCGCAAATGCAGGGACTGTGA
- a CDS encoding M28 family peptidase codes for MTRPALTILIVVFFAACNGITRKPATSEAQKKTTRQPEIPLFSADSAYHFVAEQLAFGPRVPGSKAHREAAEWLFKQLQQRADTALIQEFKARVYNNTIFDGKNIIGIFNPKARKRILLAAHWDSRPYADHDPDPANRRKPIDGANDGASGVGVLLELARLLQKAPLNENLGVDIIFFDLEDYGPHQDDPRSGSSDEHWALGSRYWSANPHVSGYRAQFGILLDMVGAPGAVFPREYFSQQYAAWVIDKVWRTAQRMGYDHMFVNKPGAPITDDHLPVNQIAGIPMINIIHLDPNSSNGTFYEYWHTLGDNLSQIDPKTLQAVGEVVTRVIYESQ; via the coding sequence ATGACTCGCCCGGCCCTAACGATTCTGATTGTAGTCTTTTTTGCTGCCTGCAACGGGATAACGCGCAAGCCTGCCACTTCCGAAGCGCAAAAAAAGACCACACGCCAACCCGAGATACCGCTGTTTTCGGCCGATTCGGCCTATCACTTTGTGGCCGAACAGCTGGCTTTCGGGCCACGGGTACCCGGCAGCAAAGCCCACCGGGAAGCAGCCGAATGGCTCTTCAAGCAGTTGCAGCAGCGCGCCGACACGGCCCTCATCCAGGAGTTTAAGGCCAGGGTGTACAACAACACCATTTTCGATGGCAAAAACATCATCGGAATTTTCAATCCGAAGGCCCGCAAGCGGATTTTGCTGGCAGCGCACTGGGACTCAAGGCCCTATGCCGATCATGATCCCGATCCTGCAAACAGGCGTAAACCCATCGACGGCGCCAACGACGGCGCCAGTGGCGTGGGCGTCCTGCTCGAGCTGGCGCGTTTGTTGCAAAAGGCGCCACTGAATGAAAACCTTGGGGTGGATATCATCTTTTTTGACCTTGAAGACTATGGCCCGCATCAGGACGACCCGCGCAGCGGGAGCAGCGATGAGCATTGGGCGCTGGGCTCGAGGTACTGGTCGGCCAATCCGCATGTATCCGGCTACCGGGCACAGTTTGGCATCCTGCTCGATATGGTAGGAGCCCCAGGGGCCGTATTTCCGCGCGAATACTTCTCGCAGCAATATGCAGCCTGGGTGATCGACAAGGTGTGGCGCACCGCACAACGCATGGGTTACGACCATATGTTTGTCAACAAACCCGGCGCCCCCATTACCGACGACCACCTGCCAGTGAACCAGATTGCCGGCATCCCCATGATCAACATCATCCACCTCGACCCCAATAGCAGCAACGGTACTTTTTACGAATACTGGCATACCCTGGGCGACAACCTTAGCCAAATTGACCCTAAGACCTTACAGGCTGTGGGCGAGGTGGTTACGAGGGTGATCTACGAAAGCCAGTAA
- a CDS encoding carboxypeptidase-like regulatory domain-containing protein: MLKRHLIILLFMLPLSMSLVAQDYIRLEGMVLSSDSLLPQKNVHIISRMTRSGTISDAQGRFTLRALPVDTIFLSAVGYRRRVVAFDQSFLREGETWKVLITKDTITMDEVVVRSFYDWPTFRHMFVRMPSIKPVNLESINEELKDILLYMQPAPMTIKGPIQTLYDLFNDAARLQRRLERNRRAYNQQLMREGRYDELIPEEPEHKYRPPE; encoded by the coding sequence ATGTTGAAAAGGCACCTCATTATTCTTCTGTTCATGCTGCCCCTGAGTATGTCGTTGGTAGCCCAGGACTATATCCGGCTCGAGGGCATGGTGCTGTCGTCCGACAGTTTGTTGCCGCAGAAAAACGTACACATCATCAGCAGGATGACCCGTTCGGGCACCATCAGCGATGCGCAGGGAAGGTTTACGCTGCGGGCTTTGCCGGTGGATACCATATTTCTGAGTGCCGTAGGTTACAGGCGGCGGGTGGTGGCATTCGACCAGTCGTTCTTGCGCGAGGGCGAAACCTGGAAAGTGCTGATCACCAAAGATACCATTACGATGGACGAGGTCGTAGTGAGGTCGTTCTACGACTGGCCCACGTTTCGCCATATGTTTGTGCGCATGCCTTCGATCAAGCCGGTGAATCTGGAGTCGATCAACGAGGAACTCAAAGACATCCTGCTGTATATGCAGCCGGCACCCATGACCATCAAAGGACCGATACAAACCCTGTACGACCTTTTCAACGATGCTGCCCGTTTGCAACGCCGGCTTGAGCGCAACCGCAGGGCCTACAACCAGCAACTGATGCGCGAGGGGCGCTACGATGAGCTCATCCCCGAAGAACCCGAACACAAATACCGACCCCCCGAATAA
- a CDS encoding YceI family protein, which translates to MNKLIVFAALMLFALQGQAQRYATKTGFIRFYSEAPAENIEAINRQVNSALDTRTGDFVFRVLMKGFQFEKALMQEHFNENYVESHKFPNATFNGKVLNAGNIDWTKNGTYEVEVSGDLTIKGITRKVSEKGTFEIKDGTINGKSTFYIKLADYGIKIPKAVVRNIAETIEINVDVSLTALNN; encoded by the coding sequence ATGAATAAGCTTATTGTTTTTGCAGCTCTTATGCTGTTCGCCCTTCAGGGCCAGGCCCAACGCTATGCCACCAAAACCGGCTTCATCCGCTTTTATTCCGAAGCACCTGCCGAAAACATCGAGGCAATCAACCGTCAGGTGAACAGCGCCCTCGACACCCGGACCGGCGACTTTGTTTTCAGGGTGCTGATGAAGGGGTTTCAGTTCGAAAAGGCGCTGATGCAGGAACATTTCAACGAAAACTACGTGGAGTCGCACAAGTTTCCCAATGCCACCTTCAATGGCAAGGTGCTTAATGCCGGCAATATCGACTGGACAAAAAATGGCACCTACGAAGTGGAAGTAAGTGGCGACCTGACCATCAAGGGCATTACACGCAAGGTGAGCGAAAAGGGAACCTTTGAAATCAAAGACGGGACAATCAACGGAAAATCAACATTTTATATTAAACTGGCCGATTACGGCATCAAGATTCCCAAAGCCGTTGTGCGCAATATTGCTGAAACGATTGAAATAAATGTGGATGTTTCGCTCACTGCTTTGAACAATTAG
- a CDS encoding pseudouridylate synthase, whose product MESELQILYDDGGLVAVNKPHGLLVHRSAMAGDAQEFALQMVRSLTGRMVYPAHRIDRKTAGVLLFTTTRELNSLMQQAFMLRRVEKTYHAVLRGWLPESGTIEYALKSESGQLQDAVTHYKCVARSEMPWPSAGFSSSRYSFAEVVPHTGRMHQIRRHFAHIFHPVLGDVKHGCNKQNRLLREQIGLNIMLLHARSLGFVHPLTGQQVQIEAPYQPDFVRFAGMLGFGM is encoded by the coding sequence GTGGAAAGTGAGTTGCAGATATTGTATGACGATGGCGGACTGGTGGCAGTGAATAAGCCCCATGGCCTGCTGGTGCATCGTAGCGCGATGGCCGGCGATGCGCAGGAATTTGCCTTGCAGATGGTGCGCAGCCTCACGGGCAGGATGGTATATCCGGCCCACCGGATTGATCGCAAAACAGCCGGAGTATTGCTGTTTACTACCACCCGCGAGCTCAACAGCCTGATGCAGCAGGCTTTTATGCTCCGGCGGGTCGAAAAGACTTACCATGCTGTGCTACGGGGATGGTTGCCCGAATCCGGAACAATTGAATATGCCCTGAAGAGCGAGAGCGGACAATTGCAGGATGCCGTCACGCATTACAAATGTGTGGCACGAAGCGAGATGCCCTGGCCTTCGGCCGGGTTTTCCAGCTCGAGATATTCGTTTGCTGAAGTGGTTCCCCACACGGGTCGCATGCACCAGATCAGGCGGCATTTTGCCCATATTTTCCACCCTGTGCTTGGCGATGTGAAACATGGTTGCAACAAGCAAAACCGGCTCCTTCGGGAGCAAATTGGGCTCAACATCATGCTGCTTCATGCCCGCAGTCTGGGTTTTGTGCATCCACTCACCGGTCAACAGGTGCAAATTGAAGCTCCTTACCAGCCCGACTTCGTGCGCTTTGCCGGCATGCTGGGCTTTGGCATGTAG
- a CDS encoding ornithine carbamoyltransferase: MAFNLRNRSFLKLLDFTPAEIKFLLDLSVDLKKAKYSGTEQQRLKGKNIALIFEKDSTRTRCAFEVAAFDQGAHVTYLGPSGSQIGKKESMKDTARVLGRLYDGIEYRGFGQDIVEELARYAGVPVWNGLTNEFHPTQILADLLTMMEHSDKPLHQISFAYCGDARNNMGNSLMVGAAKMGMDFRAVAPRQVWPNEELVAKCREIAASTGARITLTESVDEGVKGVDFLYTDVWVSMGEPDHVWEERIKLLRPYQVNKEMVEKTGNPKVKFLHCLPSFHNRETVIGEQIYQKFGLEAMEVTDDVFESEHSLVFDQAENRMHTIKAVMVATLG, encoded by the coding sequence ATGGCATTCAACCTTCGCAACCGCAGTTTCCTGAAACTGCTCGATTTCACTCCTGCCGAGATTAAATTTCTGCTCGATTTGTCGGTCGATCTGAAAAAGGCCAAATATTCGGGCACCGAGCAGCAGCGCCTTAAGGGCAAGAACATCGCCCTGATTTTTGAGAAAGACAGCACCCGCACCCGTTGTGCTTTCGAGGTGGCAGCTTTCGACCAGGGAGCACATGTAACCTACCTTGGTCCTTCAGGCTCGCAAATCGGTAAGAAAGAATCGATGAAAGACACTGCCCGCGTGCTTGGCCGACTCTACGACGGCATCGAATACCGCGGATTTGGGCAGGATATTGTGGAAGAGCTGGCCAGATATGCCGGTGTGCCGGTGTGGAACGGACTCACCAACGAGTTTCACCCCACTCAGATCCTGGCCGACCTGCTCACCATGATGGAGCACAGCGACAAGCCCCTGCATCAAATCAGCTTTGCCTACTGTGGCGACGCACGCAACAACATGGGCAACTCGCTCATGGTTGGCGCTGCCAAGATGGGTATGGACTTCCGCGCGGTGGCACCCCGACAGGTGTGGCCAAATGAAGAACTGGTGGCCAAATGCCGCGAAATTGCAGCAAGCACAGGCGCCCGGATCACCCTCACCGAAAGTGTGGACGAAGGCGTGAAAGGTGTGGACTTCCTCTACACCGACGTTTGGGTGTCGATGGGCGAACCCGATCATGTGTGGGAAGAACGCATCAAACTGCTCAGGCCTTACCAGGTGAATAAGGAAATGGTGGAAAAAACAGGCAATCCGAAAGTGAAATTCCTGCACTGCCTGCCCTCGTTCCACAACCGCGAAACCGTTATCGGCGAGCAGATTTACCAGAAATTCGGTCTGGAAGCCATGGAAGTTACCGACGATGTATTCGAATCGGAACACTCCCTAGTATTCGATCAGGCCGAAAACCGCATGCATACCATCAAAGCAGTGATGGTGGCTACCCTGGGATAA
- a CDS encoding RloB domain-containing protein — protein MGNKRNASRGKKINPHFWVFCEGKTEEAYVIFLRSLYRLPIEVVPKISGSDINIRYIESYKRNKPTHEKDRDFLIYDADILHIIEKLRNIPNVNLIISNPAIELWFLLHYKNQITSISAAECVRQLENRNKNTYKKGLIDEQLKTRLKEKYKEACNRARQLRLFENPSTNMFLFIEALESAKQEKLAEK, from the coding sequence ATGGGTAACAAGAGAAATGCATCCCGGGGCAAAAAAATAAATCCACATTTCTGGGTGTTTTGTGAGGGAAAAACTGAAGAAGCATACGTCATTTTCCTGCGTTCGCTATATCGCCTGCCAATAGAAGTTGTGCCAAAAATTTCCGGTTCTGACATTAATATCCGTTACATTGAATCATACAAGAGAAACAAACCCACACACGAAAAAGATCGTGACTTTTTAATTTATGATGCTGATATTCTGCATATTATTGAAAAGCTCAGAAATATTCCAAACGTAAATCTGATTATTTCTAATCCAGCTATAGAGCTATGGTTCCTGTTGCATTACAAAAATCAGATTACTTCTATTTCAGCGGCTGAGTGTGTGAGACAACTTGAAAATAGAAACAAAAACACCTACAAAAAAGGGCTTATTGATGAACAGCTCAAAACCAGGCTAAAGGAAAAATACAAAGAAGCTTGCAACAGGGCGCGTCAGCTCCGACTTTTCGAAAACCCATCCACGAATATGTTTTTGTTTATCGAAGCCCTCGAAAGTGCAAAACAAGAGAAATTGGCAGAAAAATAA
- a CDS encoding tetratricopeptide repeat protein, which produces MEFLKKTLLSLVFLMLATAGGAQDFEKLSKAFESSFAAETKGEYHQAIQALLNVYRPDSYELNLRLGWLHYMSGRFTDALPYYQKSIDLMPVSIEARLGYVLPAAALGNWAQVEKQYRDILKIDPMNTTANYRMGLIHYGRQEYAQALRFFEKVLNLYPFDYDTVIMVAWTHLRSGQLREAKVMFQKALLIRPNDADALQGLSTLK; this is translated from the coding sequence ATGGAATTTCTGAAAAAAACACTGCTGTCACTTGTCTTTCTCATGCTGGCAACTGCCGGTGGGGCACAGGATTTTGAGAAACTTTCGAAAGCATTCGAAAGCTCCTTTGCCGCCGAAACCAAAGGAGAATATCACCAGGCCATACAGGCCCTGCTCAATGTGTACCGGCCCGACAGCTACGAACTCAACCTCAGGCTGGGATGGCTGCATTATATGTCGGGACGCTTTACCGATGCCTTGCCCTATTACCAGAAAAGTATCGACCTGATGCCGGTTTCCATCGAAGCCCGCCTGGGTTATGTACTCCCCGCCGCAGCCCTTGGCAACTGGGCTCAGGTGGAAAAACAATACCGCGACATCCTGAAAATCGACCCCATGAACACAACGGCCAACTACCGCATGGGGCTCATCCACTACGGACGGCAGGAATATGCCCAGGCCCTGCGCTTCTTCGAAAAAGTGCTCAACCTCTACCCTTTCGATTACGACACGGTGATCATGGTAGCCTGGACGCACCTCAGGTCGGGTCAGCTGCGCGAAGCCAAGGTGATGTTTCAGAAAGCCCTGCTCATCCGGCCAAACGATGCCGATGCCCTGCAAGGTTTAAGCACGCTGAAATAA
- a CDS encoding endonuclease/exonuclease/phosphatase family protein, translated as MKIIFSIIAGIVLLPLLGFGIFLLYINTTDYQPEPVEELRTQYATGSLAPNTEHISLITWNIGYAGLDKSMDFFYDGGRKVRTSYEATRENLNQIITFMLANPADVWLLQEVDFDARRTYGIDQAAAIGQALSDYHLTRAVNYDVPFVPVPLREPMGRVLAGQLTLSRPLPRLARRYSYPLIAGWPDRLFLLDRCFIETRYNLDNGAELVVLNTHNSAFVDNQLLMDKELEVIRNKMQREFELGNYVIAGGDWNMNPPAFRPADGYGGHRFEPVAVSIPAELLPKGWQLAYDSSTPSNRFLDEAFEKGSTRATTIDFFIVSPNISIKTIKAIDLGFGHSDHNPVKLEVTLR; from the coding sequence ATGAAAATAATTTTCAGCATCATTGCAGGCATTGTGCTCCTGCCTTTGCTGGGCTTCGGCATATTTCTGCTCTACATTAATACTACCGATTACCAGCCCGAGCCTGTCGAAGAGTTGCGCACCCAGTACGCCACCGGCAGCCTGGCACCCAATACGGAGCATATCAGTTTGATTACATGGAATATAGGTTACGCAGGCCTGGATAAAAGCATGGATTTCTTTTACGACGGCGGACGCAAGGTGCGCACCAGCTATGAAGCCACCCGCGAAAACCTGAACCAGATCATCACTTTTATGCTGGCCAACCCGGCGGACGTGTGGCTGCTTCAGGAAGTGGACTTCGATGCCCGTCGCACCTATGGCATCGACCAGGCTGCAGCCATCGGGCAGGCCTTGAGCGACTATCATCTGACCAGGGCGGTCAATTACGATGTGCCCTTTGTTCCTGTGCCTTTGCGCGAACCCATGGGCCGGGTGCTGGCCGGACAACTCACCCTGAGTCGCCCTTTGCCACGACTGGCCAGGCGCTACTCCTACCCCCTCATTGCCGGATGGCCCGACCGCCTGTTTCTGCTCGACCGTTGTTTCATCGAAACACGCTATAATCTCGATAACGGGGCCGAACTGGTGGTGCTCAATACCCACAACTCGGCTTTTGTGGACAACCAACTGCTTATGGACAAAGAACTTGAGGTGATCCGCAACAAGATGCAACGCGAGTTTGAGCTGGGCAATTATGTGATTGCCGGGGGCGACTGGAATATGAACCCGCCTGCTTTCAGACCGGCCGATGGCTATGGCGGTCACCGTTTTGAACCGGTAGCGGTGAGCATCCCTGCCGAACTGCTTCCCAAAGGCTGGCAACTGGCCTACGACAGCAGCACGCCTTCCAACCGTTTTCTCGACGAAGCTTTCGAAAAAGGCAGTACCCGCGCCACAACCATCGACTTCTTCATCGTTTCGCCAAACATCAGCATCAAGACCATCAAAGCCATCGACCTGGGTTTCGGCCATAGCGACCACAACCCCGTAAAGCTTGAGGTGACCCTGCGCTGA
- a CDS encoding histidinol-phosphatase, whose translation MTGYNFHTHTLFSDGRDTAEAFVKQAIASGMTALGFSDHSPLPFNNKFSIKPTELQRYVQEIGRLATAYGEQLEIYLSLEIDFIPGISDNFDALRSQAPFDYLIGSVHLVGRDAEQNLWFTDGPDVAVYDAGLQEFFGGDIRKAVRAFYDQTNQMIETQKFDVIGHWDKIKMHNRNRYFTEDEGWYRALALETLGLIAQKGLIAEVNTRGLYKKRSDSLYPSPWLISEMYRLGIPVVISSDAHLPEELQAEFDTAIRAVRQAGYRSVVVFTKNGWLEKPLG comes from the coding sequence ATGACCGGATACAATTTTCATACCCATACCCTCTTTTCCGACGGCCGCGACACAGCCGAAGCCTTTGTGAAACAAGCCATTGCATCGGGCATGACTGCCCTGGGCTTCAGCGACCACTCCCCCCTGCCCTTCAACAACAAATTCAGCATCAAACCCACAGAGCTACAACGCTATGTGCAGGAAATAGGAAGATTGGCCACCGCTTACGGCGAACAGCTCGAAATTTACCTTTCGCTCGAGATTGACTTTATCCCCGGCATTTCCGACAATTTTGACGCCCTGCGGAGCCAGGCCCCTTTCGATTATCTGATTGGATCGGTGCATCTGGTGGGGCGCGATGCGGAGCAAAACCTCTGGTTTACCGACGGGCCTGATGTGGCCGTGTACGACGCCGGTTTGCAGGAATTCTTCGGAGGGGACATCCGTAAGGCTGTCAGGGCATTTTACGATCAGACAAACCAAATGATCGAAACCCAGAAGTTTGATGTGATCGGGCACTGGGACAAGATCAAAATGCACAACCGCAACCGGTATTTCACCGAGGATGAAGGCTGGTACCGCGCGCTCGCCCTCGAAACCCTCGGACTGATTGCCCAGAAAGGCCTGATTGCCGAGGTGAACACGCGGGGCCTTTACAAAAAACGGTCGGACAGCCTCTATCCCTCGCCCTGGCTGATCAGCGAAATGTACCGGCTCGGCATACCGGTGGTCATCAGCTCCGACGCCCACCTGCCCGAAGAGCTTCAGGCCGAGTTCGATACTGCCATCCGGGCAGTTCGACAGGCAGGTTACCGATCAGTGGTGGTTTTCACGAAAAACGGCTGGCTGGAAAAACCGCTCGGTTAG
- a CDS encoding AAA family ATPase yields the protein MVLEIRLSNFFSIKEEVVLDFRAANIKSANAKALNNNVFEQGKKTLLKTLIIYGANASGKSNIIRAIRFCHALVLESHNHNLDTVFNFQPFKFDLYPDKPSTYSIRFLLNDTEYLYSFSLTREKIVTESLHFYPKGRIKEIFTRDERLGKTKKDKYTFTDVIRRPMDVAENTSEKTLFISRASQLDRDIAKDVFNYFHRTFILDYLGFGVSAIENISRQNKKQLLEALKIADSDIEDVKIKVLKRPVKNIHADLANMTLRVEDVVQDHLQIKTYHRNQPDVAFDFLTEESQGTIKMFFIMLTLLEVVRNNKVLLIDEIEESLHPKIIEYIFNLFRAGEKAQLICTTHNTRFLSLKSFRKDQIYFTNKKSDGSTDLYSLYDFSDFRDTMDLEKAYLQGRFDAVPFVNDSDQQLKLLLDG from the coding sequence ATGGTCTTGGAAATACGTTTAAGCAATTTTTTCTCCATCAAAGAGGAAGTTGTGCTCGATTTCAGAGCAGCGAACATTAAATCGGCAAATGCAAAGGCTTTGAACAACAATGTGTTTGAGCAAGGGAAGAAAACTTTGCTCAAAACCCTTATCATCTATGGTGCGAATGCCTCCGGAAAAAGCAACATAATCAGGGCCATCAGGTTTTGTCATGCTTTGGTTTTAGAATCACACAACCACAATCTGGACACTGTTTTCAATTTTCAGCCATTCAAATTCGATCTTTATCCTGACAAACCCAGCACATATTCCATTCGGTTTTTGCTAAACGACACTGAGTACCTTTATTCGTTCTCACTGACACGTGAGAAAATTGTTACCGAAAGCCTGCATTTTTACCCAAAGGGTCGGATAAAAGAAATTTTCACCCGCGACGAACGGCTGGGGAAGACCAAAAAGGATAAGTACACTTTTACGGATGTGATCAGAAGGCCAATGGATGTTGCCGAGAATACCTCCGAAAAGACCCTGTTCATTTCACGTGCCAGCCAACTGGATCGTGACATTGCGAAAGACGTTTTCAATTATTTTCACCGAACATTCATTTTAGATTATCTCGGTTTTGGTGTTTCGGCCATAGAAAACATCAGTAGGCAGAATAAAAAACAATTGCTTGAGGCCCTCAAAATCGCTGATAGCGACATTGAAGACGTAAAGATAAAGGTCTTAAAGCGACCTGTCAAAAACATTCATGCCGACCTGGCCAATATGACCCTCAGGGTGGAGGATGTGGTGCAAGACCACTTGCAGATAAAAACCTATCATAGAAACCAACCTGACGTTGCTTTCGATTTTCTGACAGAAGAATCGCAGGGCACCATCAAAATGTTTTTCATCATGCTCACCCTGCTCGAAGTGGTCAGAAACAACAAGGTATTGCTCATTGACGAGATTGAAGAAAGTCTGCATCCAAAAATTATTGAATATATCTTCAATCTGTTCAGGGCAGGCGAAAAGGCGCAGCTGATCTGTACCACGCATAATACACGTTTTCTGAGCCTTAAGAGCTTCCGGAAAGATCAGATATACTTTACAAATAAAAAATCCGACGGCTCAACCGATTTATATTCTCTCTACGATTTCAGCGATTTTCGCGACACCATGGACCTCGAAAAAGCTTATCTTCAGGGGCGTTTTGACGCTGTGCCATTTGTAAACGACTCTGATCAACAATTAAAACTGTTGCTTGATGGGTAA